DNA from Osmerus mordax isolate fOsmMor3 chromosome 2, fOsmMor3.pri, whole genome shotgun sequence:
TATTGGGATTTTTGTCATCTTTAAGACTGTAGCACAGTCAACAGACAAagcacggtaccatcacaccttctccttatctcccagaggagaagcttcaaagcttctggcccagcatggggtcagaaacagaggccacatggcctcagtatcagacaaaggatttataaggaagaactttcttttgtggatttacaaacatattctcaaggactacatggctcatggacactatttcaatgacagtagttgatgtattataatttgtgtttttttctcatttacttagaacgttgtttaattgaggtttgatcataacttcccttcaggtatagttaagtcagccaatcttgatatcaaaatgattgtaccatactaacaaaaccatttatgaatgttgtattgttatattctgaagtttacgcattccatggacagttgaaataacggaactcaaagCTAAGAgccacttcacacctaggcagatctcaggacgacgcccaggtggggagtaactgaccaatgcaagcaaaaatcaacatttatttataaagcactttAAAATCCATGATGAAAcacaaagtgctgtacagtaaaacaatacaaaaaatgaaagaggtcaccttcacggggacccccccctgttctttggagtataaaacccccaaacgtacgatcacccccgcttgttcataggattaaactgaggtgaacgcgtcactctctaacctattcctctcaacctgcaaattcactgagcgcccgggactttgacgagagattccgctttctattcgttggacataacgaacctttgactcctttcttcaaaccgacaaaagtaactgcgatttgtgatatttcttacttgtgacatattggcatgttgtgatttaattgTTGATGTTTTATTGTAGTTTACAAATGATTTTAACTTAACCCTCGTTAAGTCAGTTGCCCTTGATCGTCCATTGTTACTAGAAAGGCCTACCTttccctctttacctctctcccactctctctctctccctccccccttcacacgcgctctacacagccattgtgttgctcgccctcattagcatccagccactgtactactctgactaacccataacttatctggtatttgttcattataattacattttcctaaataaatcattgtgtataatatttGCGTAtctctcacgttatctgatctgccctactttcatagaatccactacttaagattagactgattattacgaaggctattattcaatattattcaagaAGGTTTCCTCcgtccctttaacaaataagaggtggtgcccccaagaactacatactttattataaattaagtattgctaatcataaacgagcaaaccccgctacaacaCTGAGTTGGAACTGTGATTTTCTGtgttcaacatccatttgcacATTTTATTTTCACATTGTTGAAAGTGATGGTTTGGGGGCTCTTTTTGCTGGATCAAGAGTCGGCGACTTCCACAAAGTGAGTGGCACCCTGAACCAAAACTGCTACCACAGCATTTTGCAGCATTTCAACCATCAACTGAGACTTGCTTACTTCGACCAGTGTTAAGCTGTGCTTGAAGCTGTTGTCCTCTGAGCCGCCTGTCACACAAGCTGTTCACTCTCAGAAACTTGTCTTCTGATTCTGTTGTGGCTTTGGGTCTGCCAGACCTCTTCCTGTCAGAGTTTCCTCCAGTTTCCAGGGGCCTTTTGATGGTGTAGGAAACTGTACTCACTGACACCTTGGCTTTATTGGCAATTTCTATCTAAAGTAAAGACTGTCGAACGCCCCTAAAGGAGCCTTAGTTTTGATGGATTTTGGagaaacaataaaaataaaaaaaaataaagaataatGCTTATTAATGAAAAGTGTGCATTTGGCAAATGTGTTTGACTTTGTGCATACGTATATCCAAGTTGTGCATTAAAAAGTTGTAGATGCTTGCATACATATATAAAGGTTTTGCATTTTTCCGTGCATAcatataccaagtttggtgttttcAAGAGAAGTTTTGACCTCTAGCATACGCATGTGTTTTATTAGAAAGAATGTGCATTGGCAAATGTTTTTTAGAAAGTGCTTGCATAATGTTTTAAAGAATGTTAAGAAATAGCTTGCAAATGTTTTAGAACCTTTTTTAccttttttgaattttaaatacTTTGTAGATGTCCATATTAAAATGGATATGTAGAATTGCTAATGTGTAGAAGTTTAAGGCAGAATGTTTCAGTATGACAGATGCAGAGGATGTGGTTAGGAAATGCTTGCATAGATAAAACCACATTTGACCTTTTGGAGAATACAGGAAACGTGTGTAATAGACAGATACCTGCGTCATGTATGGCCCAAAGTCTAGACAGGGCCATCCCGTATTGAAAGATATAAGAATGAAAGTTGAGAGCTCTCTGTACCCTTTTTTTTGAACCCGTCTTGAGTCGTGAGTCGAGCAGTCGAGGTTTTCTTTTCCTGTGCCTAATTTAGCAAAGAGCTTCTTTTTGTCAGTTGTATTGACCATCTGTTACTTGCTGTTTTACTAGTGACCCAGGGTCCGCGTTTTCCTATTTCTTTTGTCGGCCTTAGTAAAGGAGGTTAgcttccttttttattttcctttttgcaCTTTTGTTTCTGTTTCAATAATCTGCCAATAAAAATTTGAAAAGACAGTCGTTGCTCTACTGCCCATTTGTGCGCCCCTCGCTCGAGACCAAGAGATCCACTCAGCGCCCCACGCCTAGACTCAGATGAGTTCCCCGGGAATCGCGACCAGTCATTTAGGCACGGATACTGCCCAGCTGGTGTTTACGCGAAACAGGGTCTTGAAGTGTTCGTCTGTTCAGACACATATACTCTCTCGATAGGTGCGGTGTTGCGTCTCACAGATAAACTAACGGGGGGGAATAAGGGCGGACGAGGGCCCTTGAACCGTTTTTTGTTATCGGGTGGGAAGGGCGTTTAACCGGGAGGGAAACGTAGCCAAGGAATAAGTGATCGATAAACTATGATGTGTTGCCCAAAAAAGGGCCTATAAACATTTGCTGCTACAAAAGATCTCTTGAGGTTGTGTTTGGAGGCCCGGTGAACGTCTGTGACATCGTGGTTTGGTTGGGTGCGGAGATTCCTTCCCGAGAGGGAGCCTCCGACTAACTCGTAGCCAAGCGTGTGTTCTCCGCACACGTAGCCTATGCAAATTCGTGAGACCCCGGGCGTGAGTTGGGTGGCTTAGCGAGGCGGAACAATATATACGGGGGATCAGCACCCTGGCCAGCGTCCTCGAGTCCCCACACGATCGTTCGACAAGACCTACACTTTTAAGGGTTTATTATGGTCTGTCTTCCTTTGTTAATTGAAAAAcctaaacaattttttttaacctcTGGCAGTTTACCGCTTACCTTTGTACTGTGGTGGAATTTTAGAATATAGTTagaatgtatgtgttttatatagATAGATAATGTAATGAACTGGGGCTTTGTAGGATGCAAGctctgtagaatggatgtaGTAGATTGTCTGAAGGtatttatgatacctaactaagagccaggggcatggagaaggAGGACGTCAGCTTGAGTTCCCGTGACCTGAGGATCAGTTGATCAGGCCGACCTGACCTTTTGGCTAAGGATATGGCCAAGTCAGacattctgtctgtgtttcattAATTATCTTCTGACTTAGAGAAGTAGCTGCTACATCAAAGGACTGTGGGACACTGGCTTGGGAGTTTATTGTCTTAGACTGTCATTGATCAGtgctagccaatcacagagaccactgcattGATTGATTAGGACCATCTGTTCTAAATTTATATAAGGCTGGGTTTTATGGTtgttcttcacctctctctcgaaCAATCTGTAGGTTACAGCTTGCATGTCCTTCGCTATGACGggtccagagtactctgttaatcTTAAgtttgtacaaactaaataaattgtattgaaaccgccattctTGACTCATCAGATTACACAGAGCCGCGATAATATTCCATGACAGTACCATTTCAGGTTGTTCACTGGACTTGAACTGCTTACATTTCAATAAAAATTGATAAAATGGAGGTGTTCTAAAACCTTTGACCGGTAGTGTATATATTCTAGTTTAAAGTTGTAACATTCTTGTCCGCATTCTGTTCTCTTTTTGCTTTAATGTTATGTTACATGTAGCAGGACCAACCTCAAGGAATTCAATGGCAAATGTTACCTTCTGTGATGTGTGAAATTACCAATAAAAGTGTGTTCAACTTCCTAAAGAGCAGCGTTGCACCTGACacttaaggctgaaatatactTCACGCTAAGTACGTGTCCACATGCTGAATGGCTGCAGCACGTATCCTGCGTTTGTTTGGTGCCTACTTTGTGCACGTCTCCCTGTCCaggtaaatgtacaataatatgaggaatagtatatcttaacccttgtgttggagCCATTATacaactttgttttgttttatttatatacCACATTGGTGATGCAAATAAATGGGCAGTTTTATGTTTGAGCACTGGGTGGAGCATTGTCTTTGGGAAGGCATATAGGTAATTAACAGCCAGGGATACACAGGTGTGTGGCTAGGTGGAAAAGCATACAGCTTTTCACCGTGTCAGGTTTGTGTGTCATTGTTTGATTTGTGTGcaaaagaaaatgaatggaactaatccagaaatgaaatgaaatggacTGTATTGCTGTATTGTGTGCTACTGATTACAGAGTCCATAAAGGTGCCGCAGATGATAGTCCCTCCAGTTCTCTCTTTGATGAAGCCATGAGTGAAACTCTGTTGTCTAAATCAACCATACAAATACATTACGGATTATAACTTTACTATTGTctcatgtagaacataaatacagacctcagtgtctccagcttgcagagtggattccccagtccagcagagagcagcttcatgccggcatccttcagatcattgttaTTTAGATCcagttgtctcaggaaggaggttgacttcagagttgagctcagagaagcacagcctttctctgtgatgtgacagcctgacagcctgtagaatgtAATCATGATATGGATTACTAACACTACTATCTTCTATaggtagaaataaagaaaatcAGTCTGATCATTTCCTATGGGTGTTGTGGTGAGTTACTGTTGCAAGCTGAAAACAACAGGGGTGTTCAAACAaggtgttctcatatagagcttctctcctctggaacagacttcATGTTTCAATCAGGGAGGCTGGCACTGTCTAGGTGTTTATTAGGGTTACATCAAGAGCACTGAGTTGGAACTCTGATTATCTGtgttcaacatccatttgcacATTTTATTTCCATCTCTACTCTTGATGCATGATTATGCTTTGCttatgttctgcacctctctttgtcACCGACCACCTCTGGAGAAGTGGaactctcactgaattgctcctcccaggctttcttaaatgttttaactatgagttGTCctaagtttttccttgtcttccttgagggtttaggttggtttaggtgcagttctatgggccctctgtgacattgcttgtagaaagggctatacaaataacattgaTTTGAACACAATGACACGGTAGTCAGTAACCAATGTGAAATATTAACCTGCCTGAGAAGCTGATGTCACTGGGCTGGATTGTACCTGTGGAATATTCTATCTCTTGTCGTATACTGAGACATCATGTGGTCATCCTGAGGTATTTCTATTATGATTATAAGAAGAATTATAAACACTACTACCCTCTGgaggtagaaataaagaatCAGTCTGTCATTTTACTCTCAAACACCAAGAAGGTTTGATTAGTCAGAGGACTGTCTGTTCAGGTTGGCTGACTTTACTTTTATCTCAAATGGAATCGTACCAAACTATAGTGTCAGAAATTGTACATGCAGTGCAATACACCAAGAAAGTATTACATATTACATCCAATAGCAGGTCTGTCAGTATACCAAGCAGTATACGTTTCTGGCTATTTCTGACACACAACCCTTGATGCAGGGATAGTGGTGTCAAGCACAGGGACAACAGTACACTAGCAGACAGATACAAAACACAATGCCATGTCAATCTACAATAATATAATGAAGTAGTATGTCTTAAATAGAttcctgtctcaccctgatCTGTTTCACTCATCTCATGtttgtctccaccccctccaggtgtctcccatcttccttcctACCCGCATTTATCCTGTGTTTTTTGTTTAGGTTCAGTTCTTCTTGTTTGTCAAGCCTACAGTACCAGCATATTTTTCTCTACCTCCTTTAGCGTTTTCTGCCTCTTAGTTCCCCTGGTCCTTACATCCTGCCTGCCCTGACTTCGAGTCTGCCTGCTGCCCTGTACCTGAATGACTCCTTGTGGATTACGACCCTTGACTGCCCTGACTTTTTCATTGGCCGGACCCCTTGTACCTTTAACAGACCACAAACTTATGACCAGTGTGTAATTCATTGCGTGGTGTGAGATTATAACTATAGTTGTGTCATGTTGAACAtgaatacagacctcagtgtttccagcttgcagagtggattccccagtccagcagagagcagcttcatgcctgaatcccccaggttgttgttactcaagtccagctctgtcagatctgaggaggggagagctgaggccagcgctTCATAGCACCGTTCTGAGAGGTTACAGTCATTCAGCCTACATGACATAAGGAGAACATGAGACATCATCAGAGTCATGTTTTGTATTATAAGAACATATGATAATCAAACACTATCACAATATGTGCTGTTGTaatattataataaaaaatctaaagccttatacatacagagcagttttggagtctttgaccactggcagcagcctcagaagaccttcctctgatctggagtatatcttcaggtcaaacacgtccatcttctcttctgaagtcagcaacacaaagaaCAGAGCTGACCTCTGTGTAGATGAGAGCTCCTCACTGGAGAGACTTCCTGAGCTCAGGTAGTGttggatctcctccaccagagaatggtcattcagttcattcagacaGTGGAACAGATTCATGCATCTCTCTGCAAAGGGATCCTCTCTGATCTTCTCCTTGATGTACTTGACTGTTTCCTCATGGCTCTGTGTTTTGCTTCTTGTCTGAGTCAGTAGGCCTCGTAAGTCAGTCTGATTGGACTCCATTGAGAGGCccaggaggaagcggaggaaaaggtccAGTTGTCCATTCTTACTCTGCAAGGCCTTGTCCACAGCACTCTTGTAGAATCGGACTTCTGGTTTCTCTCTGAAAAGAGTCAACACTTTTTTGGAACTGGAAGCTGATGGAGTCTCAGACATCAGATTCTCATTGTTGTTGATgaatgagagaaacacaaacacagcagccagaaaCTCCTGAAAGCTCAGATGGACAAAGCAGAACACCTTCTCCTGGAAGACTTTACCATCCTGTCTGAAGATTTGTGTGAACACTCCTGAGTGCACTGAGGCATCACGGACATCAATTCCACACTCTGTCAGGTCTTTCTCGTAGAAAATCAGGTTGCCTTTCTCCAGCTGGTGGAAGGCCAGTTTTCCCAGTGACAGAATACTCTGAATGCTGTCTTCATCCCAGTGTGGATCGGTCTCAGTTTTCCCAGCATACTTCACCTTCTTCTGTTTGGTCTGTAACACCAGGAAGGTtgtgtacatctcagtcagggtcttgggcatcttctctttcttctctgttcttaGCATGTGTTCAAGGACTGTAACGGTAATCCAAGAGAAGACTGGTatgtggcacatgatgtagaggatccttgatgtcttgatgtgtgagatgattctcctggccaggatctcatcactgcatctcttcatgatgtactcatccttctgtgggtcattgaaccctcgtacctctgtcaccaggtcaacacactcagaagggatctgattggctgctgcaggtcgagtggtgatccagatgagagcagagggaagaagctTTCCTCTGATCAGGTtggtcagcagcacatccactgaggtggactttgtgacatcacaccagctcttgttctttttgaaggctaagggcagtcgacactcatccagaccgtcaaagacaaacagaacgtTGTACTTGTCGTAGTTGGAGATTCCTGATTCTCTGGTTTCCGAGAAGAAGTGATGGACAAGTTCCTTCAGACTGAACTCTTCTCCATCCAACAAATTCAGCTCTCGAAACGGAAGAGGAAAGATGAACTGGATTCCCTGATTGGCTAGTCCCTCAGCCCAGTCTGTGATGAACTTCTGCACAGAGACAGTTTTTCCAATGCCAGCAACTCCTTTTGTCAGAACAATTCTGATAGGTGTGTCTCGTCCAGCTGAGGGTTTAAAGATGTTGTTGCATGTGATGGCTGTTTCTGTTCTTGCTGATTTCCTGGATGCTGTCTCaatctgtctcacctcatgttctttattgatctctccactctcaccctctgtgaTGTAGAGATCTGTGTAGATCTTATTGAGAAGAGTTGGGTTTCCTTGTTTAGCTATACCCTCGAACACAGTTTCAAACTTCTTCTTTAGTTCAGATTTGAGTTTCTGTTGACAAATCTCAGCACGCTCatctaaacaaaaaacaacacatgttaagtgtgtgttttttgttgaaCGAAGTTTTTATGATTCACAGATTATGAACTGACAATGTGTCCTCTACATTCAattcaaaacatatttcaaatctatGATCATTTATCAGGTGCACAATAATTAAACAGTTTAGGATACTCACACATAGTACAAGGTCATAGGAAGAAATACACAACATCGGGTTACTCTGAGTTTCATAACTTTCTTTGTATATCTAACCTTCATCATAAACCATCAATCGGTCAACTAAGACTAAATATGGAGTCTCTTACTTTTCTCCAGAGTGTCAGCCAGCTCCTTGTGGTTCatgttcctcaggacgtgcagtgtgatcttcagagctccctctctggcactgctctcctgcttctgATATTCAGGGTCCaccacttcctggtcctccctctgactctctaagccttctgggaaatctgaactcagaatcctcttcatcctcttcagctctttcttcacaaacctgatgacagtctcctcaagcacctgaaacagagagggaagataTCAGATGAACCAGGAACTATCTACACAGTAGAACAATATGATACAAATGATTCTGTCTTGTTTGTACTTTGTATTAACACAAAACTCACTGTGAATATGGAGGACAAGTCCTCATGGTGACACTGGTCTGACTCAGACTTCTCCTGTTGATCTCTGAGGACAAGAGATGACATTACTTAACCACATGAACCACATGTATAAGGGCTGATAATCTACTAAGGAGTATTATCATACATAAGCATGAGTGGTAAACTTGACTGTATccactcatgcatacacacagacacactgtataaGAGTGATACCATCACTACCAAGTAAACCATCTTCCATACCACTACAAGGCACTATTCCTTTAATACATTCATCAAAGATAGGAGCACTGTCACCCCCAGGTAAacaagtgtgttgtgtttcaaccagacactgaagatgacatcagggtccacctcacacagggctgcatgtttgctagcagcctgctttagacactgcagcactcctccacccaggagttgaagaccttctggtctcaacCAGTCTAAGTGTGCTGAGCCCCGCCCggtctgtgctcataccaggcctggtacctgcagggctggacactgtgtgtgtgatgtgcagtGTTGGGGGAAGTTACTCAAAGTAATATATTAGtttgtagcagagccaacagacaaagcaCGGTACCATCCACACCTTTCTCCTACCCCGACAAGGAAAGGGTCTTCCCCCTTTTCCTTATCTCACCCGCAGAGGctttcaaagcttctggcccagcatggggtcagaaacagagaccacacagcctcagtaTAAGACAAAGGATTtctaaggaagaactaacttttctggatttacaaacatattctcaaggattacatggctcatggacactatttcaatgacagtagttgatgtgttataatgtgtgcttttctcatttacttagaacggtttaattgatgtttgattataacttcccttcaggtaGAGTTACGTCAGTCCATTTTAGATCCAAAATAATTGTATCACACtagcaaaaccatttatgaatgttgtatttttatattttgaagtataagcaatccATGGACATTTCGAAATATCGAACTCAACACTTCACCTATACGCGAATATCAGGctgacgcccaggtggggattaactgaccaatcaggaaTTCACCTGTACAAGGATACCCCCCTCTTTCCTTTGGGAGTATAAAACCCCccaacgtacaatcacccccgcttgttcgtaggagTTAAACTGAAGTGTCAtttctaacctattcctctcaacctgcaaattcactgagcgcccggaactttaaCGAGAGATTCCGTTTTCTATTCGTTTGGACATAACGAAACCATTGAATTTacctttcttcaaaccgacaaaagtaactgcgatttgcaatacttcttacttgtgaca
Protein-coding regions in this window:
- the LOC136933034 gene encoding NACHT, LRR and PYD domains-containing protein 12-like isoform X1 translates to MSFERRSKGVVVVEFAYQYTDSKGSIVSIKPDEHYLLLKKTSARMWLVCKDDSSESFYVPAKYVRELPSRLPLDHADPPRPETTRVPETRRQHKTPQRAVAKTSFSGEHDMDTKAKSPIQQRPASPVPSCVSMKSDRSMEAPIKFSDGGGPSNEEGDQQEKSESDQCHHEDLSSIFTVLEETVIRFVKKELKRMKRILSSDFPEGLESQREDQEVVDPEYQKQESSAREGALKITLHVLRNMNHKELADTLEKNERAEICQQKLKSELKKKFETVFEGIAKQGNPTLLNKIYTDLYITEGESGEINKEHEVRQIETASRKSARTETAITCNNIFKPSAGRDTPIRIVLTKGVAGIGKTVSVQKFITDWAEGLANQGIQFIFPLPFRELNLLDGEEFSLKELVHHFFSETRESGISNYDKYNVLFVFDGLDECRLPLAFKKNKSWCDVTKSTSVDVLLTNLIRGKLLPSALIWITTRPAAANQIPSECVDLVTEVRGFNDPQKDEYIMKRCSDEILARRIISHIKTSRILYIMCHIPVFSWITVTVLEHMLRTEKKEKMPKTLTEMYTTFLVLQTKQKKVKYAGKTETDPHWDEDSIQSILSLGKLAFHQLEKGNLIFYEKDLTECGIDVRDASVHSGVFTQIFRQDGKVFQEKVFCFVHLSFQEFLAAVFVFLSFINNNENLMSETPSASSSKKVLTLFREKPEVRFYKSAVDKALQSKNGQLDLFLRFLLGLSMESNQTDLRGLLTQTRSKTQSHEETVKYIKEKIREDPFAERCMNLFHCLNELNDHSLVEEIQHYLSSGSLSSEELSSTQRSALFFVLLTSEEKMDVFDLKIYSRSEEGLLRLLPVVKDSKTALLNDCNLSERCYEALASALPSSDLTELDLSNNNLGDSGMKLLSAGLGNPLCKLETLRLSGCHITEKGCASLSSTLKSTSFLRQLDLNNNDLKDAGMKLLSAGLGNPLCKLETLRLSGCHITEEGCASLSSVLKSTSFLRQLDLNNNDLKDAGMKLLSAGLGNPLCKLETLRLSGCHITEEGCASLSSVLKSTSFLRQLDLNNNDLKDAGMKLLSAGLGNPLCKLETLRLSGCLVTEEGCASLASALRSNPFHLRELDMSYNHPGEKGLKLLSARLEDPHCRLEKLNVDHGGECWIKPGFLKAWRYACELTLDPKHSTQRTLSV
- the LOC136933034 gene encoding NACHT, LRR and PYD domains-containing protein 12-like isoform X2: MSFERRSKGVVVVETRVPETRRQHKTPQRAVAKTSFSGEHDMDTKAKSPIQQRPASPVPSCVSMKSDRSMEAPIKFSDGGGPSNEEGDQQEKSESDQCHHEDLSSIFTVLEETVIRFVKKELKRMKRILSSDFPEGLESQREDQEVVDPEYQKQESSAREGALKITLHVLRNMNHKELADTLEKNERAEICQQKLKSELKKKFETVFEGIAKQGNPTLLNKIYTDLYITEGESGEINKEHEVRQIETASRKSARTETAITCNNIFKPSAGRDTPIRIVLTKGVAGIGKTVSVQKFITDWAEGLANQGIQFIFPLPFRELNLLDGEEFSLKELVHHFFSETRESGISNYDKYNVLFVFDGLDECRLPLAFKKNKSWCDVTKSTSVDVLLTNLIRGKLLPSALIWITTRPAAANQIPSECVDLVTEVRGFNDPQKDEYIMKRCSDEILARRIISHIKTSRILYIMCHIPVFSWITVTVLEHMLRTEKKEKMPKTLTEMYTTFLVLQTKQKKVKYAGKTETDPHWDEDSIQSILSLGKLAFHQLEKGNLIFYEKDLTECGIDVRDASVHSGVFTQIFRQDGKVFQEKVFCFVHLSFQEFLAAVFVFLSFINNNENLMSETPSASSSKKVLTLFREKPEVRFYKSAVDKALQSKNGQLDLFLRFLLGLSMESNQTDLRGLLTQTRSKTQSHEETVKYIKEKIREDPFAERCMNLFHCLNELNDHSLVEEIQHYLSSGSLSSEELSSTQRSALFFVLLTSEEKMDVFDLKIYSRSEEGLLRLLPVVKDSKTALLNDCNLSERCYEALASALPSSDLTELDLSNNNLGDSGMKLLSAGLGNPLCKLETLRLSGCHITEKGCASLSSTLKSTSFLRQLDLNNNDLKDAGMKLLSAGLGNPLCKLETLRLSGCHITEEGCASLSSVLKSTSFLRQLDLNNNDLKDAGMKLLSAGLGNPLCKLETLRLSGCHITEEGCASLSSVLKSTSFLRQLDLNNNDLKDAGMKLLSAGLGNPLCKLETLRLSGCLVTEEGCASLASALRSNPFHLRELDMSYNHPGEKGLKLLSARLEDPHCRLEKLNVDHGGECWIKPGFLKAWRYACELTLDPKHSTQRTLSV
- the LOC136933034 gene encoding NACHT, LRR and PYD domains-containing protein 12-like isoform X3, with the protein product MGRPIMFSDGGGPSNEEGDQQEKSESDQCHHEDLSSIFTVLEETVIRFVKKELKRMKRILSSDFPEGLESQREDQEVVDPEYQKQESSAREGALKITLHVLRNMNHKELADTLEKNERAEICQQKLKSELKKKFETVFEGIAKQGNPTLLNKIYTDLYITEGESGEINKEHEVRQIETASRKSARTETAITCNNIFKPSAGRDTPIRIVLTKGVAGIGKTVSVQKFITDWAEGLANQGIQFIFPLPFRELNLLDGEEFSLKELVHHFFSETRESGISNYDKYNVLFVFDGLDECRLPLAFKKNKSWCDVTKSTSVDVLLTNLIRGKLLPSALIWITTRPAAANQIPSECVDLVTEVRGFNDPQKDEYIMKRCSDEILARRIISHIKTSRILYIMCHIPVFSWITVTVLEHMLRTEKKEKMPKTLTEMYTTFLVLQTKQKKVKYAGKTETDPHWDEDSIQSILSLGKLAFHQLEKGNLIFYEKDLTECGIDVRDASVHSGVFTQIFRQDGKVFQEKVFCFVHLSFQEFLAAVFVFLSFINNNENLMSETPSASSSKKVLTLFREKPEVRFYKSAVDKALQSKNGQLDLFLRFLLGLSMESNQTDLRGLLTQTRSKTQSHEETVKYIKEKIREDPFAERCMNLFHCLNELNDHSLVEEIQHYLSSGSLSSEELSSTQRSALFFVLLTSEEKMDVFDLKIYSRSEEGLLRLLPVVKDSKTALLNDCNLSERCYEALASALPSSDLTELDLSNNNLGDSGMKLLSAGLGNPLCKLETLRLSGCHITEKGCASLSSTLKSTSFLRQLDLNNNDLKDAGMKLLSAGLGNPLCKLETLRLSGCHITEEGCASLSSVLKSTSFLRQLDLNNNDLKDAGMKLLSAGLGNPLCKLETLRLSGCHITEEGCASLSSVLKSTSFLRQLDLNNNDLKDAGMKLLSAGLGNPLCKLETLRLSGCLVTEEGCASLASALRSNPFHLRELDMSYNHPGEKGLKLLSARLEDPHCRLEKLNVDHGGECWIKPGFLKAWRYACELTLDPKHSTQRTLSV